From a single Brassica rapa cultivar Chiifu-401-42 chromosome A01, CAAS_Brap_v3.01, whole genome shotgun sequence genomic region:
- the LOC103838036 gene encoding protein ASPARTIC PROTEASE IN GUARD CELL 1, translating into MAFTPLFSLLSVITLSLLITTDASSRSLLPSHETTVLDVVSSLQQTQHILSLDPTLTSLTTTTSIPGSDPVFLNSSSPLSLELHSRDTLVASQHKDYKSLVLSRLERDSSRVAGITAKIRFAVEGIDRSDLKPVYNDETSYQPEDLTTPVVSGASQGSGEYFSRIGVGTPAKEMFMVLDTGSDINWIQCQPCSDCYQQSDPVFDPASSSTFKSLSCSAPQCGSLEVSACRSDKCLYQVSYGDGSFTVGDYATDTVTFGTNGKVNDVALGCGHDNEGLFTGAAGLLGLGGGALSMTNQIKATSFSYCLVDRDSGKSSSLDFNSVQAGTGDATAPLLRNSKIDTFYYVGLSGFSVGGQQVSIPSSVFAVDASGAGGVILDCGTAVTRLQTQAYNSLRDAFVKLTANLKKGTSSISLFDTCYDFSSLSTVKVPTVAFHFTGGKSIDLPAKNYLIPVDDAGTFCFAFAPTSSSLSIIGNVQQQGTRITYDLANNLIGLSANQC; encoded by the coding sequence ATGGCTTTCACTCCATTGTTCTCTCTCCTCTCCGtcatcactctctctctcctcatcACCACCGATGCTTCCTCTCGCTCTCTACTACCTTCACACGAAACCACCGTCCTCGACGTTGTCTCATCTCTCCAGCAAACCCAACACATCCTCTCACTCGACCCGACCCTTACCTcactcaccaccaccacctccatacCCGGATCCGACCCGGTTTTCCTCAACTCATCTTCCCCACTATCTCTCGAGCTTCACTCCCGCGACACTCTCGTCGCATCACAGCACAAGGACTACAAAAGCCTAGTACTGAGCCGACTCGAGCGAGACTCATCCCGAGTCGCCGGAATCACCGCCAAGATCCGATTCGCCGTCGAGGGCATCGACAGATCCGATCTCAAACCCGTTTACAACGACGAGACCTCATACCAACCCGAGGATCTAACGACCCCCGTCGTCTCCGGAGCTAGCCAAGGAAGCGGCGAGTATTTCTCCCGCATCGGAGTCGGAACTCCGGCGAAGGAGATGTTCATGGTGCTCGACACCGGAAGCGACATAAACTGGATCCAGTGCCAGCCTTGCTCCGACTGCTACCAACAATCCGACCCGGTTTTCGACCCGGCTTCGTCCTCCACGTTCAAGTCTCTCTCTTGCTCGGCCCCACAGTGCGGTTCTCTAGAAGTCTCCGCTTGTCGCTCGGACAAGTGTCTCTACCAAGTTAGTTACGGAGACGGATCTTTCACCGTTGGAGATTACGCTACCGATACGGTGACGTTTGGAACCAACGGTAAAGTAAACGACGTCGCTTTGGGGTGTGGTCACGATAACGAAGGCCTCTTCACTGGAGCAGCCGGTTTACTCGGTTTAGGAGGTGGAGCTTTGTCTATGACTAATCAGATCAAAGCGACGTCGTTCTCCTACTGCCTCGTTGATCGTGACTCGGGGAAGTCCTCGAGCCTCGACTTCAACTCGGTCCAAGCCGGAACCGGAGACGCGACGGCTCCGCTCCTCCGCAACAGCAAGATCGACACTTTCTACTACGTCGGGCTCAGCGGGTTCAGCGTCGGCGGTCAGCAAGTCTCCATCCCTTCGTCGGTGTTCGCCGTCGACGCTTCGGGAGCCGGAGGAGTGATCTTGGACTGCGGAACCGCCGTGACTCGTCTCCAGACTCAGGCCTACAACTCGCTGCGCGACGCGTTCGTTAAACTCACCGCGAATCTCAAGAAGGGGACGTCGAGCATCTCGCTCTTCGACACTTGCTACGACTTCTCGTCTCTCTCCACCGTGAAAGTCCCGACGGTGGCGTTTCATTTCACCGGTGGTAAGTCGATTGATTTGCCGGCGAAGAATTACTTGATCCCTGTGGATGACGCCGGAACGTTCTGCTTTGCTTTTGCTCCGACGTCGTCGTCGTTGTCGATCATCGGGAACGTGCAGCAGCAAGGGACACGTATCACTTACGATCTGGCGAATAATCTTATCGGATTGTCAGCGAATCAATGCTAA
- the LOC103838046 gene encoding protein CASP, which produces MEAVPDGSERDKTTPPPSSSSSSSSPIPVVTSFWKEFDLEKEKSLLDEQGLRIAENQENSQKNRRKLAESTRDFKKASAEDKLGMFNSLLKGYQEEVDNITKRAKFGENAFLNIYQKLYEAPDPFPALASIAEQERKLSEVESENRKMKVELEEFRTEATHLKNQQSTIRRLEERNRQLEQQMEEKIKEVVEIKQRNLAEENQKTLELLKDREQALQDQLRQAKDSVSTMQKLHELAQSQLFELRAQSDEEKATKQSELSLLMDEVERAQTRLLSLEREKGHLRSQLQTANEDTENKNSDNVDSNSMLENSLTAKEKIISELNMEIHNVETALANEREDHVAEIKKLNSLLNKKDTIIEEMNKELQERPSAKLVDDLRKKVKILQAVGYNSIEAEDWDAATTGEEMSRMESLLLDKNRKMEHEVTQLKVQLSEKTSLLEKAEAKGEELTAKVNEQQRLIQKLEDDILKGYSSKERKGALFNEWEFSEAGVAEQSEPMDQKHVPSDQDQSSMLKVICSQRDRFRARLRETEEEIRRLKEKIGFLTDELEKTKADNVKLYGKIRYVQDYNHDKVVSRGSKKYVEDVESGFSSDVESKYKKIYEDDINPFAAFSKKEREQRIKDLGIRDRITLSSGRFLLGNKYARTFAFFYTIGLHVLVFTCLYRMSALSYLSHGAEETPVTETTTNLPRGF; this is translated from the exons ATGGAGGCCGTACCAGATGGATCAGAGAGAGATAAAACAACTCCTCctccgtcttcttcttcttcctcctcctctcccATTCCCGTCGTCACCAGTTTCTGGAAAG AATTTGATCTGGAGAAGGAGAAAAGTCTGCTTGACGAGCAAGGGCTTCGAATAGCTGAGAATCAAGAAAACAGCCAGAAGAATCGGCGGAAGCTTGCTGAGAGCACCAGGG ACTTCAAAAAAGCATCAGCTGAGGACAAACTTGGTATGTTTAACTCCTTGCTCAAGGGGTATCAAGAAGAAGTAGATAATATTACCAAGAGGGCCAAGTTTGGGGAGAATGCTTTCCTTAACATTTATCAGAAACTCTATGAAGCACCAGATCCCTTTCCTGCTCTTGCCTCTATTGCT GAGCAAGAGCGTAAATTATCTGAAGTGGAATCTGAGAATCGGAAAATGAAAGTTGAACTTGAGGAGTTTAGGACAGAAGCGACTCATCTGAAAAATCAACAGTCCACAATAAGGAGACTAGAAGAACGGAACCGCCAGCTTGAGCAGCAG ATGGAAGAAAAAATTAAGGAGGTTGTTGAGATCAAGCAACGAAACTTGGCTGAGGAAAATCAGAAAACGTTGGAGCTTTTAAAGGATAG GGAGCAAGCTTTGCAAGATCAGTTAAGGCAAGCAAAAGACAGTGTCTCCACTATGCAAAAATTGCATGAGCTGGCACAGAGCCAACTTTTTGAACTTCGTGCTCAATCAG ACGAAGAAAAAGCCACAAAGCAATCTGAACTTAGTCTATTGATGGATGAAGTGGAGCGTGCTCAGACGCGACTCCTTTCACTTGAGAGGGAAAAG GGACATCTACGATCTCAGCTGCAAACAGCCAATGAAGATACTGAGAACAAGAATAG TGATAATGTAGATTCAAATAGTATGCTGGAGAATTCCTTAACTGCAAAAGAGAAGATTATATCAGAACTTAACATGGAGATTCACAATGTTGAGACAGCTTTAGCAAATGAGCGAGAAGATCATGTTGCCGAGATAAAGAAATTGAATTCGTTGCTCAATAAAAAG GATACTATCATTGAAGAGATGAACAAAGAGCTTCAAGAAAGACCATCAGCAAAATTAGTTGATGATCTCCGCAAGAAAGTGAAAATTCTGCAG GCTGTAGGTTACAATTCAATTGAGGCCGAGGACTGGGATGCTGCTACCACCGGTGAAGAGATGAGCAGAATGGAGTCGCTTCTTCTtgataaaaacagaaaaatggaGCATGAGGTCACTCAATTAAAG GTTCAACTTTCTGAGAAAACCTCCTTGCTTGAGAAGGCTGAAGCCAAGGGAGAAGAACTAACAGCTAAGGTTAATGAACAGCAAAGACTGATTCAAAAGTTGGAGGATGATATTTTGAAG GGTTACAGTTCAAAAGAGCGAAAAGGTGCTCTATTTAATGAGTGGGAGTTCTCTGAAGCTGGTGTGGCTGAGCAGTCTGAG ccTATGGATCAGAAACATGTACCGTCAGATCAAGATCAAAGCTCAATGCTGAAAGTTATCTGCAGCCAAAGAGATCGGTTCCGAGCACGGTTGCGGGAAACAGAAGAG GAAATAAGGCGATTAAAAGAGAAGATAGGCTTTCTCACAGACGAATTAGAGAAAACCAAAGCAGACAACGTCAAACTCTATGGCAAAATCCGCTATGTCCAAGACTATAACCACGATAAAGTTGTTTCACGAGGATCCAAAAAG TATGTGGAAGATGTGGAAAGTGGATTCAGCTCGGATGTGGAGTCTAAATACAAGAAGATATACGAGGATGATATCAACCCATTTGCTGCTTTCTCgaaaaag GAAAGAGAGCAGCGGATCAAAGATTTGGGAATTAGAGATCGGATTACACTAAGCAGTGGCCGTTTCCTTCTAGGAAACAA GTATGCGAGGACATTTGCTTTCTTCTACACAATAGGATTGCATGTACTTGTCTTCACTTGTCTCTACCGTATGTCTGCTCTCAGCTATCTCAG cCATGGAGCTGAGGAGACTCCAGTCACAGAAACAACCACAAACCTTCCTCGCGGTTTTTAA
- the LOC103838055 gene encoding aluminum-activated malate transporter 9 has translation MAAKLGSFRNGKRERLLSNNGFSDLRFGDIESNDLLEGDSHGRTRLCCCCSCGNISGKISGVYEDAKDVGRKAWAMGVSDPRKIVFSAKIGLALTIVAVLIFYQEPNPDLSRYSVWAILTVVVVFEFTIGATLSKGFNRALGTLSAGGLALGMAELSTLAGDWEELFCTVSIFCIGFIATFMKLYPAMKAYEYGFRVFLLTYCYILISGFRTGQFIEVAISRFLLIALGAGVSLGVNMFIYPIWAGEDLHNLVVKNFMNVATSLEGCVNGYLHCFEYERVPSKISTYQASEDPVYKGYRSAIESTSQEESLMSFAIWEPPHGPYRTFNYPWQNYVKLSGALKHCAFTVMALHGCILSEIQAPEERRQVFRQELQKVGVEGARLLRELGEKVKKMEKLGPDDMLFEVHLAAEELQHKIDKKSYLLVNSERWEIGNRSRSEPQELLSMEDLDPPENHKSPIYAFKSQSEAVLEIPKSWGEKNHREPLNHRPTFSKQVSWPARLVLPTHTETTNGNYQLLETTETYESASALSLATFASLLIEFVARLQTVVYAFEELSKIANFKEPEIVTSESDVELDGESVGLGRKMRRCFGV, from the exons ATGGCGGCGAAGCTAGGCTCCTTCCGAAACGgtaaacgcgagcgacttctctcCAACAACGGTTTCTCCGATTTGAGATTCGGCGACATCGAGTCCAACGATCTTCTCGAAGGCGATAGTCATGGACGGACGCGGCTGTGCTGCTGCTGTTCGTGCGGTAACATCTCCGGTAAAATCTCCGGAGTGTACGAGGACGCTAAAGATGTGGGGCGAAAGGCGTGGGCGATGGGAGTCTCTGATCCGAGGAAGATCGTCTTCTCCGCCAAGATTGGCCTTGCTCTGACGATTGTAGCGGTTTTGATTTTCTACCAGGAGCCTAATCCGGATCTCAGCCGTTACTCTGTCTGGGCTATTCTcaccgtcgtcgtcgtcttcgaATTTACAATCG GAGCAACTCTAAGCAAAGGGTTTAACCGAGCGCTTGGGACGTTATCAGCTGGAGGACTTGCACTTGGAATGGCTGAGCTATCCACACTGGCTGGAGACTGGGAAGAGCTCTTCTGCACCGTTAGTATCTTCTGCATTG GGTTCATTGCGACTTTCATGAAACTGTATCCGGCGATGAAAGCTTATGAGTATGGTTTCAGGGTTTTCTTGCTCACGTATTGCTACATTCTCATCTCTGGGTTCAGAACAGGACAGTTTATTGAAGTGGCTATCTCCCGGTTTCTGCTTATAGCTCTTGGTGCTGGTGTTAGTTTAGGGGTTAATATGTTTATCTATCCTATATGGGCTGGTGAGGATCTTCATAACTTGGTTGTGAAGAATTTTATGAATGTAGCTACTTCCCTTGAAG GTTGTGTGAATGGATACCTCCACTGTTTTGAATACGAGAGAGTCCCATCCAAAATCTCCACGTACCAAGCCTCTGAGGATCCGGTTTACAAGGGTTATAGATCAGCTATTGAGTCTACTAGCCAAGAAGAGTCTCTG atgagCTTTGCTATATGGGAGCCGCCACACGGACCATACAGGACATTTAACTACCCATGGCAGAACTATGTCAAGCTCAGTGGCGCTCTCAAGCATTGTGCATTCACTGTGATGGCATTGCACGGCTGCATTCTCTCAGAAATCCAG GCACCTGAAGAAAGGAGACAAGTTTTCCGACAAGAGCTTCAGAAAGTTGGCGTAGAAGGAGCCAGGCTCTTAAGAGAGCTCGGCGAAAAggtgaagaagatggagaagctAGGACCAGATGACATGCTCTTCGAAGTCCACTTAGCTGCCGAAGAACTACAACACAAGATCGACAAGAAGTCTTACCTTCTCGTCAACTCCGAGCGCTGGGAGATCGGAAACCGATCACGGTCAGAGCCTCAAGAGCTACTCTCCATGGAAGATTTAGATCCACCAGAGAACCACAAGTCTCCCATCTACGCCTTCAAGTCCCAAAGCGAGGCGGTTTTGGAGATACCAAAGAGCTGGGGAGAGAAGAATCACCGCGAGCCGTTGAATCACAGACCTACTTTCTCGAAACAGGTATCGTGGCCTGCACGGCTTGTGCTTCCGACGCATACGGAGACGACGAATGGGAACTACCAGCTGCTGGAGACGACGGAGACGTACGAGAGCGCGAGTGCCTTGTCTTTGGCGACGTTCGCATCGCTCCTCATAGAGTTTGTCGCTCGGTTGCAGACCGTGGTCTACGCGTTCGAGGAGTTGAGTAAGATAGCTAATTTCAAGGAGCCGGAGATTGTGACGTCGGAATCGGATGTAGAGTTAGACGGAGAGAGCGTCGGGCTTGGCCGGAAGATGCGCCGGTGTTTCGGTGTGTAA